The Miscanthus floridulus cultivar M001 chromosome 7, ASM1932011v1, whole genome shotgun sequence genome includes a region encoding these proteins:
- the LOC136466162 gene encoding uncharacterized protein codes for MVKKKKVHGHELENRWVMPYNPYLLRLFNCHINVEACGSIKAVKYLFKYIYKGYDWASVAMREADKEDSEGNADEIKQYRDARWLHLPDMHMVSFHRRQGIRRVLDRLGADKSMLTAYFEKNRADKTAQGILYRDFPEFYTWTVDGKILPTFREAAERRSLIEEDNTLNESLAEATGWMMPYVLRRLFATILVFCEPSDVFGLWEKHKEAMSEDYRRNNQSTFMKDIKMYPLPDIDDTYDASRDIPREIFEEASIEANEDSVALSDTLNEEQRATYDEIMSSVETEDGGLFFVDSPGETEKTYLYRALVATIHS; via the exons atggtcaaaaagaaaaaagttCATGGACATGAGCTTGAAAACAGATGGGTCATGCCTTACAACCCATATCTCCTCCGTCTATTCAACTGCCACATTAATGTTGAGGCATGTGGGAGCATCAAGGCAGTCAAGTATCTGTTTAAGTATATTTACAAGGGTTATGACTGGGCGTCTGTGGCTATGAGAGAGGCTGACAAGGAGGATAGTGAAGGGAATGCtgatgagatcaagcagtacAGAGATGCTAGATGG CTACATCTTCCAGACATGCACATGGTGTCATTTCACCGGCGCCAGGGGATTCGACGAGTGCTTGATCGTCTAGGTGCTGACAAATCAATGCTTACAGCGTACTTCGAGAAGAACAGGGCAGATAAAACAGCTCAAGGTATATTGTACCGGGACTTTCCTGAGTTCTATACGTG GACCGTGGATGGCAAAATCCTACCGACCTTCCGTGAAGCTGCAGAAAGAAGGAGCTTAATCGAAGAGGACAACACGTTGAACGAGAGTCTCGCTGAGGCAACCGGGTGGATGATGCCATATGTGCTGCGAAGGCTCTTTGCAACAATATTGGTATTTTGTGAGCCCAGTGATGTGTTTGGACTGTGGGAGAAACACAAGGAGGCAATGTCGGAGGACTACAGGCGCAATAATCAATCCACTTTCATG AAGGATATAAAGATGTACCCACTTCCTGATATCGACGACACATATGATGCCTCCCGTGATATTCCTAGAGAGATTTTTGAGGAGGCTAGCATTGAGGCTAACGAGGATAGTGTGGCTCTGTCAGACACCCTTAACGAGGAGCAGCGGGCTACATACGATGAGATCATGTCCTCGGTTGAAACAGAGGATGGGGGTCTCTTCTTTGTGGATAGTCCTGGCGAGACCGAAAAGACTTATCTGTATAGAGCACTTGTTGCTACTATACACAGTTAG